One genomic region from Prochlorococcus marinus str. SB encodes:
- the rlmB gene encoding 23S rRNA (guanosine(2251)-2'-O)-methyltransferase RlmB produces the protein MKNSSNKFRGKNNKERKKNSDFGYYPKNTNSSEKNDRFFNNSAKNKKVENLKKNDKNNTFSYLKRRNPSFKSQTEFPNKNSDMHQEFINKRNFDDWIWGKHSVYEALSSDRAINRIWCTSEIFSSDKFYILLKDLKSKGVLIEEVSWNRLSQLTYGASHQGIALQLACSKTISIEQLIDFSKQNCPNPILVALDGITDPHNVGAIIRSAEAFDCKGVIIPQRRSAGLTGTVAKVAAGALEHLHVSRVVNLNRALDELKKNGFIVVGLSGDGQLSMSNFKEKGPLVVVVGSEDKGISLLTQKKCDFILSISLKGKTTSLNASVAAAISLFYLTDK, from the coding sequence ATGAAAAACTCGTCAAATAAATTTCGCGGAAAAAATAATAAAGAACGCAAAAAAAATTCAGATTTTGGTTATTACCCAAAAAATACAAATAGTTCTGAAAAAAATGATAGATTTTTCAACAATTCCGCTAAAAATAAGAAAGTTGAAAATTTAAAAAAAAATGATAAAAATAATACTTTTTCTTATTTAAAAAGAAGAAATCCAAGTTTTAAATCACAAACAGAGTTTCCTAATAAAAATTCTGATATGCATCAAGAGTTTATTAATAAGAGAAATTTTGATGATTGGATATGGGGTAAACATTCGGTTTATGAAGCTCTTAGTAGTGATAGAGCGATTAATAGAATTTGGTGCACTTCGGAAATTTTTTCTTCAGACAAATTCTATATTTTGCTTAAGGATCTTAAATCAAAAGGAGTTCTTATTGAAGAAGTTTCTTGGAACAGACTTTCGCAATTGACATATGGAGCCTCACATCAAGGTATTGCATTGCAGTTAGCGTGCTCTAAAACAATATCCATAGAGCAATTAATAGATTTTTCTAAACAAAATTGTCCAAATCCTATATTAGTCGCTTTAGACGGTATAACTGATCCTCATAATGTTGGTGCGATTATTAGATCAGCAGAAGCATTTGATTGTAAGGGTGTAATTATTCCTCAGAGAAGGTCTGCAGGATTGACTGGAACTGTCGCCAAGGTAGCTGCAGGAGCCTTAGAACACCTTCACGTTAGTAGAGTTGTTAACTTAAATAGAGCTCTTGATGAACTTAAGAAAAATGGTTTTATTGTTGTTGGCTTATCTGGAGATGGTCAATTATCCATGTCAAATTTTAAAGAAAAAGGACCTTTGGTAGTTGTAGTTGGCTCTGAAGATAAAGGTATTTCTTTGCTTACTCAGAAAAAATGCGATTTTATATTAAGTATTTCTCTTAAAGGTAAGACTACAAGTTTAAATGCCTCTGTGGCGGCTGCAATATCATTATTTTACTTGACAGATAAATAA
- a CDS encoding DUF1816 domain-containing protein, with protein sequence MIRNFGNKLGLAWWAKIETDEPSNTYWFGPFITKRSLKENMSSFIKDLSDEGSKNIKHTLVRCNKEEPLTV encoded by the coding sequence TTGATTAGAAATTTTGGAAACAAACTTGGTTTAGCCTGGTGGGCTAAAATTGAGACAGATGAACCTAGTAATACATACTGGTTCGGCCCATTTATTACTAAACGTAGTTTAAAAGAAAATATGTCTTCTTTTATTAAAGATCTTTCTGATGAAGGTTCCAAAAATATTAAACACACTTTAGTACGTTGCAATAAAGAAGAACCATTAACTGTTTGA
- the gatA gene encoding Asp-tRNA(Asn)/Glu-tRNA(Gln) amidotransferase subunit GatA, with product MNFNSLRKEITSNNVSVKELVNDIFEKIDQKDPEINSYICITKDNAIEQAENIDKLIQNKEKLPPLAGIPIAIKDNICTKGVTTTCASKMLKSFVAPYESTASSKLWSSGGICLGKTNLDEFAMGSSTETSVFGVTSNPWDINRVPGGSSGGSAASVAAGFCAAAIGSDTGGSIRQPASFCGVVGLKPTYGRVSRWGLVAFASSLDQIGPITNTVSDAAEILYSISGKDPFDSTCLDKPVPNYLTDLNKSIKGLKIGIIKECFDHPGLNPEVKESVLSGVDRFQALGAEIIEVECPRFNDGIATYYVIAPSEASANLARYDGVKYGHRSNEGTNLIDMTSKSRAEGFGDEVQRRILIGTYALSAGYSDAYYKKAQKVRTLIRKDFDNAFKKVDVLLTPTCPTTAFLKGDFVNDPLSMYLSDLLTVPVNLAGLPAISIPCGFDTRGLPIGMQLIGNVLEEDRILNAANIFEIDAQVIKNRPLF from the coding sequence ATGAATTTTAATTCTTTAAGAAAAGAAATTACCAGTAATAATGTTTCTGTTAAGGAATTAGTTAATGATATCTTTGAAAAAATCGATCAAAAAGATCCTGAAATTAACTCATATATTTGTATTACAAAAGATAATGCTATTGAGCAAGCAGAGAATATTGATAAATTAATTCAAAATAAAGAAAAACTGCCTCCTCTCGCGGGGATCCCAATAGCAATAAAGGATAATATTTGTACCAAAGGAGTCACAACAACTTGTGCAAGTAAAATGCTTAAAAGCTTTGTCGCTCCTTATGAATCTACCGCTTCGAGCAAATTATGGTCTTCAGGGGGAATTTGTTTAGGAAAAACAAATTTAGATGAATTTGCAATGGGTAGTTCAACCGAAACTTCTGTATTTGGTGTTACTTCAAATCCCTGGGATATTAATAGAGTGCCAGGAGGCAGTTCAGGCGGTAGTGCTGCTTCAGTTGCCGCTGGATTTTGTGCTGCCGCTATAGGTTCTGACACAGGAGGATCAATAAGACAGCCAGCTTCATTTTGTGGCGTCGTAGGTCTTAAACCTACTTATGGCAGAGTTAGTAGATGGGGGCTTGTAGCATTTGCTAGCTCTCTTGATCAAATTGGCCCAATTACAAATACTGTCTCAGATGCTGCTGAAATTCTTTATTCAATATCTGGTAAAGACCCCTTTGACTCAACATGTCTTGACAAACCAGTACCGAATTATTTGACTGACTTAAATAAATCTATAAAGGGTTTAAAAATTGGAATCATTAAAGAATGTTTTGATCACCCAGGGCTTAATCCAGAAGTTAAGGAATCTGTTCTTTCTGGAGTTGATAGATTCCAAGCTTTAGGGGCTGAAATTATTGAAGTTGAATGTCCTAGATTTAATGATGGAATTGCGACATATTATGTAATTGCACCATCTGAAGCCTCCGCAAATTTAGCTAGATATGATGGAGTTAAATATGGCCACAGATCGAATGAAGGTACAAATCTTATAGATATGACTTCAAAAAGTAGAGCTGAGGGTTTTGGAGATGAGGTACAAAGAAGAATTTTGATAGGTACTTATGCATTGTCAGCTGGATACAGTGATGCCTATTACAAGAAGGCACAAAAAGTTAGGACACTTATAAGAAAAGATTTTGATAATGCTTTTAAGAAAGTAGATGTTTTATTAACTCCAACTTGCCCAACCACTGCTTTTTTAAAGGGAGATTTTGTAAATGATCCACTCTCAATGTATTTGTCTGACCTATTAACTGTTCCTGTTAATTTGGCAGGCCTCCCAGCAATTAGTATTCCTTGTGGTTTTGATACTAGAGGATTACCTATTGGAATGCAATTAATAGGCAATGTATTAGAGGAAGATAGAATATTGAATGCCGCAAATATCTTTGAAATTGATGCTCAGGTAATTAAGAACAGACCTTTATTTTAA
- a CDS encoding DNA polymerase III subunit alpha gives MAFVPLHNHSDYSLLDGASQISKIVDRACDLGMESIALTDHGVMYGVLDLVKKCKEKGIKPIIGNEMYVINGSIDDPQPKKEKRYHLVVLAKNYTGYKNLVKLTTISHLNGMRGRGIFSRPCIDKSLLNKYSDGLIVSTACLGGEIPQAILKGRLDVAEDIALWYKKLFADDFYLEIQDHGSIEDRIVNVELIKIGKKHQIKVIATNDAHYLSSMDVEAHDALLCVLTGKLISDEKRLRYTGTEYIKSESEMLELFKDHIDDESIIEAVNNTVEISQKVEEFDLFGNYRMPKFPLKEDTDSFSFLTQLSNKGLLNRLKKNDLTEVDENYKKRLSSELKIIKDMGFPDYFLVVWDYIKFARDNSIPVGPGRGSAAGSLVAYALQITNIDPVEHGLLFERFLNPARKSMPDIDTDFCIDRRNEVIDYVTNRYGEDKVAQIITFNKMTSKAVLKDVARVLDIPYGEADKLAKLIPVVRGKPYKLNEMIDKNSPSQEFREKYINDNRVKKWVDLALRIEGTNKTYGVHAAGVVIASDPLDELVPLQRNNEGQIITQYSMDDIESLGLLKMDFLGLKNLTMIEKTVSLINQSTGRKINIDEIPQNDGKTFELIGRGDLEGIFQLESSGMKQVVKDFKPNSLEDISSILALYRPGPLDAGLIPKFINRKNGNEKIDFPHPFIKSILTETYGIMVYQEQIMKIAQDLAGYSLGDADLLRRAMGKKKVSEMVKHRNIFVDGSMKKGVNEKLANDLFDQMVLFAEYCFNKSHSTAYGAVTYQTAFLKAHFPVAYMAALLSVNSGSSDKMQRYISNCYSMGIEVISPSINFSGVDFTIKNNQILFGLSAIKNLGDSAIRNIIENRNSFGTFKSLSDLCDRLPSNILNKRSLESLIHCGALDEFSNDNNRAQLLSDLEHVIEWASSRNRDRLSGQGNLFDSKEEFSNVAFSDSQLAKVDDYSLIEKLKLEKQLLGFYLSDHPLKHLTKPAKLVSPISISQLEETKDRTKVSLVGMIPDLKQITTRKGDRMAIVQLEDLSGSCEAIVFPKTYVRLSEFLLTDTRLLVWGTIDKKSDKTQLIIDDCREIDNLKLLIINLESSQASDVRVQNTLRNCLTKFKPDKDRCGIKIPVLAAVRNKNSVTYVKFGEQFCVGDIQGACKLLEDKSFQVNLKSLVS, from the coding sequence ATGGCTTTCGTTCCTCTTCATAATCATAGTGACTACAGCTTGCTTGATGGTGCCAGTCAAATTTCAAAAATTGTAGATAGAGCTTGTGATCTTGGAATGGAATCGATAGCTCTTACTGATCATGGAGTTATGTATGGTGTTCTTGATTTGGTCAAGAAGTGTAAAGAGAAAGGTATAAAACCAATTATTGGTAATGAAATGTATGTGATTAATGGTTCTATTGATGATCCTCAACCAAAAAAAGAAAAAAGATATCATTTGGTGGTGTTAGCAAAAAACTATACTGGATATAAGAATTTAGTGAAGTTAACAACAATTAGTCACCTAAATGGGATGAGAGGTCGAGGCATTTTTTCTAGACCATGTATTGATAAATCTCTTTTAAACAAATATAGTGATGGTCTGATAGTTTCTACAGCTTGTCTTGGTGGAGAGATACCTCAGGCTATCTTAAAAGGTAGATTAGACGTAGCAGAGGATATAGCCCTTTGGTATAAAAAATTATTTGCAGATGACTTTTATTTAGAAATACAAGATCACGGTTCTATTGAGGATAGAATTGTTAACGTTGAATTAATAAAAATTGGGAAGAAGCATCAAATAAAAGTCATCGCAACCAACGATGCCCACTATTTATCAAGCATGGATGTTGAAGCACATGATGCTTTGCTTTGTGTATTAACAGGAAAACTAATAAGTGATGAAAAAAGATTGAGATATACCGGTACAGAATATATTAAAAGTGAAAGTGAAATGCTTGAACTTTTTAAAGATCATATTGATGATGAATCAATTATTGAGGCAGTTAACAATACAGTAGAAATTTCTCAGAAAGTTGAAGAATTTGATTTGTTTGGTAATTATAGAATGCCAAAATTCCCTCTTAAGGAAGATACAGATTCATTTTCTTTTCTCACACAATTATCTAATAAAGGCCTTTTAAATAGACTTAAAAAAAATGATCTTACGGAAGTTGATGAGAACTATAAAAAAAGACTATCTTCCGAATTAAAAATTATTAAAGATATGGGCTTCCCAGATTATTTTTTGGTTGTTTGGGACTATATCAAATTTGCTAGAGATAACTCTATCCCTGTAGGACCAGGTAGAGGCTCTGCAGCAGGCTCATTAGTAGCCTATGCTCTTCAAATTACAAATATAGATCCTGTTGAGCATGGATTGTTGTTTGAGAGATTTTTAAATCCAGCAAGAAAGTCAATGCCAGATATAGACACCGACTTTTGTATTGATAGGAGAAATGAAGTTATTGATTATGTTACTAATCGTTATGGAGAGGATAAAGTTGCGCAAATAATTACTTTCAATAAGATGACCTCTAAGGCAGTTTTAAAAGATGTTGCAAGAGTTTTAGATATACCTTATGGAGAAGCGGATAAATTGGCTAAGTTAATACCGGTTGTAAGAGGAAAACCATATAAATTAAATGAAATGATTGACAAGAATTCACCTAGCCAAGAGTTTAGAGAAAAATATATTAATGATAATAGAGTGAAAAAATGGGTTGATTTGGCTTTAAGAATTGAAGGAACTAATAAAACATATGGAGTTCATGCTGCTGGAGTTGTTATCGCATCAGATCCTCTTGACGAACTTGTACCTCTTCAAAGAAATAATGAAGGGCAAATAATAACCCAATATTCTATGGACGATATCGAATCACTTGGATTATTGAAAATGGATTTCTTGGGTCTTAAGAATCTTACGATGATTGAAAAGACAGTTTCTCTTATTAATCAATCTACTGGAAGGAAAATAAACATTGATGAGATACCACAAAATGATGGTAAAACCTTTGAACTTATCGGAAGAGGAGATCTTGAAGGTATTTTTCAACTTGAATCTTCCGGAATGAAACAGGTCGTTAAGGATTTCAAACCTAACTCTCTAGAGGATATTTCTTCGATACTTGCTCTTTATAGACCTGGTCCTCTTGATGCAGGCTTAATACCTAAATTTATAAATCGAAAAAATGGGAATGAAAAGATTGATTTCCCTCATCCTTTTATTAAGTCAATTCTCACTGAAACGTATGGAATTATGGTTTACCAAGAACAAATCATGAAAATTGCTCAAGACCTAGCTGGTTATTCTCTTGGTGATGCTGATTTACTTCGAAGAGCGATGGGGAAAAAGAAAGTTTCTGAAATGGTAAAGCATAGGAATATTTTTGTAGATGGTTCTATGAAGAAAGGTGTAAATGAAAAATTAGCAAATGATCTTTTTGATCAGATGGTTTTATTTGCAGAATATTGTTTTAACAAAAGCCATTCAACTGCTTATGGTGCTGTAACTTATCAGACTGCATTTTTGAAAGCCCATTTTCCTGTTGCATATATGGCAGCCCTTTTAAGCGTTAATTCTGGCTCTAGCGACAAGATGCAAAGATATATTTCTAATTGTTATTCCATGGGAATAGAAGTTATTTCTCCGAGCATTAATTTTTCTGGGGTTGATTTCACTATTAAGAATAATCAGATTTTATTCGGGTTATCTGCAATTAAGAATTTAGGGGATTCTGCAATAAGAAATATAATTGAAAACCGAAATAGTTTTGGAACCTTTAAGTCATTATCGGATTTGTGCGACCGTTTGCCTTCTAATATTCTTAACAAAAGAAGTCTTGAATCTCTTATTCATTGTGGAGCACTAGACGAGTTTTCAAATGATAATAATAGAGCTCAGTTATTGTCAGATCTTGAGCATGTTATTGAGTGGGCCTCTTCAAGAAATCGTGATAGATTATCTGGCCAAGGAAATCTATTTGACTCTAAAGAAGAATTTTCTAATGTTGCTTTTTCGGATTCACAATTAGCCAAGGTTGATGATTATTCACTTATTGAGAAATTAAAGTTAGAAAAACAGCTATTAGGCTTTTATTTATCTGATCATCCTCTAAAGCATTTAACTAAGCCAGCAAAACTCGTATCACCTATAAGCATTTCGCAGTTAGAAGAAACAAAAGATAGAACCAAAGTCTCTTTAGTTGGAATGATTCCTGATTTAAAGCAAATTACAACGAGAAAAGGAGATAGAATGGCTATAGTTCAGTTAGAAGATCTTTCTGGAAGTTGCGAAGCAATAGTTTTTCCTAAAACTTATGTAAGATTATCAGAATTTCTTTTGACTGATACTAGATTGTTGGTGTGGGGAACAATAGATAAAAAAAGTGATAAGACTCAATTAATAATTGATGATTGTAGAGAAATAGATAACCTTAAATTACTTATCATTAATCTTGAAAGTTCTCAAGCATCAGATGTAAGAGTACAAAATACCTTGAGAAACTGTTTAACTAAATTTAAACCAGATAAAGATAGATGTGGAATCAAGATTCCAGTTTTAGCTGCAGTTAGAAATAAAAATAGTGTTACCTATGTTAAATTTGGTGAACAATTCTGTGTTGGAGATATTCAAGGAGCATGCAAATTATTAGAAGATAAATCATTCCAAGTTAATTTGAAATCCTTAGTTTCCTAG
- a CDS encoding PAM68 family protein, whose protein sequence is MKKKQSKKKTQYKKKKNYSEKTAFANLEKASTTATTPKRSSTGIPKYVADRMARRIFFTAGIPTILGMSVFVVSYIIVTRNIAEIPPSSTIAISALFFLLGLAGLSFGILSASWDKEPGSFFGIENIPMNVQRAKAAFKPATQNFEDKS, encoded by the coding sequence ATGAAAAAAAAGCAATCTAAAAAAAAGACACAATATAAAAAGAAAAAAAATTATTCTGAGAAAACTGCGTTTGCTAATCTAGAAAAAGCATCAACTACTGCAACTACCCCAAAAAGATCATCAACTGGGATACCAAAATATGTTGCTGATAGAATGGCAAGAAGAATATTTTTTACAGCAGGAATTCCCACAATATTAGGGATGTCGGTTTTCGTAGTTAGCTACATTATAGTAACGAGAAATATTGCTGAAATACCTCCTTCCTCAACAATTGCAATTTCAGCATTGTTTTTCTTGTTAGGTCTAGCAGGATTAAGTTTTGGAATATTATCAGCTAGTTGGGATAAGGAGCCTGGATCTTTTTTTGGTATTGAAAATATTCCAATGAATGTACAACGTGCAAAAGCTGCCTTTAAACCTGCTACTCAAAATTTTGAGGATAAAAGTTAA
- the rpsO gene encoding 30S ribosomal protein S15 produces MSLDTAEKQKLIETHQVHPTDTGSAEVQVALLSKRISKLSDHLQGNIHDFASRQGLLKMIGKRKRLLSFIKDKNVQRYQELVKKIGIRG; encoded by the coding sequence ATGTCATTAGATACAGCTGAAAAACAGAAGCTGATTGAGACTCATCAAGTACATCCAACTGATACAGGTTCAGCCGAAGTTCAAGTGGCACTGCTTTCAAAAAGAATATCGAAATTAAGTGACCACCTCCAAGGAAACATTCATGATTTCGCTTCAAGGCAAGGATTATTAAAAATGATTGGTAAAAGGAAAAGATTACTTTCTTTCATAAAAGACAAAAACGTTCAGAGATATCAAGAGCTAGTAAAGAAAATTGGAATCAGAGGATGA
- the ruvA gene encoding Holliday junction branch migration protein RuvA, whose product MISWINGEFVESWQTNQKFFVLINCQGLGYEIQILESFFLKLKKNQITNKKITLWLKHIKKEDSDLLFGFTSKEQRNFFIEILSIRGIGSQIGMGILNKFSISEVINAVKTQNEKLICSVPGIGQKMSDRLILELKNKFKSEIQFEEQKAKNEFEIKDPEINKMIEDLQLTLQSLNYKNKEIKTILPIIINEVDFPEKKENNLSFENLLKLAMNYLDKESSNIVS is encoded by the coding sequence TTGATTAGTTGGATAAATGGAGAATTTGTTGAGTCATGGCAAACTAATCAAAAGTTTTTTGTTTTAATAAATTGTCAAGGATTAGGATACGAAATACAAATACTAGAATCCTTTTTTCTTAAATTAAAAAAAAATCAGATAACTAATAAAAAAATTACTCTTTGGTTAAAACATATTAAAAAAGAAGATTCAGATTTATTATTTGGCTTTACATCAAAGGAACAAAGAAATTTCTTTATTGAAATTTTAAGTATCCGAGGTATTGGATCTCAGATCGGTATGGGGATATTAAATAAATTCTCTATTAGTGAAGTTATCAATGCAGTAAAAACACAAAACGAAAAATTAATTTGTTCCGTACCTGGTATAGGTCAAAAAATGAGTGATCGGTTAATTTTAGAACTAAAAAATAAATTTAAAAGTGAAATACAATTTGAAGAACAAAAAGCAAAAAATGAATTTGAGATTAAGGATCCAGAAATTAATAAAATGATCGAAGATCTTCAGTTAACTCTTCAATCATTAAATTACAAAAATAAAGAAATCAAGACTATTTTGCCAATAATTATTAATGAAGTAGATTTCCCTGAAAAAAAAGAAAATAATTTATCATTTGAAAACTTATTGAAATTAGCAATGAATTATCTAGATAAGGAAAGTAGTAATATAGTTAGCTGA
- a CDS encoding glycine zipper 2TM domain-containing protein translates to MKFFYLTLLFCFSPIVPVYATTPKSVTCTRTEYREEYIPGTKSNPGYVKSYEVDVVIPCGGESRAEKIDNNDCSEGSLIGGILGAGIALSSSRGKDRFWAVPAGGTAGALIGCQVDGG, encoded by the coding sequence GTGAAATTTTTCTATTTAACTTTATTATTTTGTTTTTCTCCTATTGTTCCAGTTTATGCAACGACCCCAAAGTCAGTAACTTGCACAAGAACCGAATATAGAGAGGAATACATTCCTGGAACCAAATCAAATCCAGGTTACGTAAAAAGTTATGAAGTTGATGTTGTAATACCTTGTGGAGGTGAAAGTAGAGCTGAAAAAATAGATAACAACGATTGTAGTGAAGGTTCTCTAATTGGAGGTATTCTTGGTGCTGGAATAGCACTATCTTCTTCTAGAGGGAAAGATAGATTTTGGGCTGTACCTGCTGGCGGAACCGCAGGAGCACTAATTGGTTGTCAGGTGGATGGTGGTTAA
- a CDS encoding DMT family transporter gives MINIAELEKKFNSLNKFNLVFASFFFSLMTLCVKNIDKRIPIYELVLFRSLLSLIITLFIINLKNINPWGNNRPLLILRGVLGTLALVCIFYAIRNMPLSISTVIQYTYPIFISIFAGIFINEKITRNIIFALIIGWIGILVILNPSQLSNINVEIENVSISIAFLGAICTALAYVTVKKLSFTEDVYVIIEYFPLVSFIALLPIVLMNWVTPTWNELVWIIGIGLFTQLGQTFLTVGLKNLPASEASTINYLQVLFGSIWGILFFSEIININFLLGALLVLLGTIISTTKIIKRT, from the coding sequence ATGATAAATATTGCAGAATTAGAAAAAAAATTTAATTCATTGAATAAGTTTAATTTGGTATTTGCTTCATTCTTCTTTAGTTTGATGACTTTATGCGTAAAAAATATTGATAAAAGGATACCTATTTATGAATTAGTTTTATTCAGATCATTGTTGAGTTTAATTATTACATTATTCATAATTAATCTAAAAAATATAAATCCTTGGGGCAACAATAGACCATTACTTATCTTAAGAGGTGTTTTAGGAACTTTAGCTTTAGTTTGCATTTTTTATGCTATTAGAAATATGCCCCTTAGTATATCTACTGTCATTCAGTACACGTACCCTATCTTTATATCTATATTCGCTGGCATATTTATAAATGAAAAAATAACTCGGAATATAATTTTTGCTTTAATTATTGGCTGGATTGGAATATTAGTAATATTAAATCCAAGTCAATTATCCAATATAAACGTTGAAATTGAAAATGTTTCGATTTCAATCGCATTTCTTGGAGCAATCTGCACTGCATTGGCTTACGTTACAGTTAAGAAACTTTCATTTACTGAAGATGTTTATGTAATTATTGAATATTTTCCACTTGTATCTTTTATAGCTTTATTACCAATTGTATTAATGAACTGGGTTACCCCAACTTGGAATGAATTAGTTTGGATAATTGGCATTGGCTTATTTACTCAATTAGGTCAGACTTTTTTAACTGTAGGATTAAAAAATTTACCTGCTTCTGAAGCTTCAACAATTAACTATTTGCAAGTTTTATTCGGGTCAATTTGGGGGATTTTGTTTTTTAGTGAAATAATAAATATAAATTTTTTATTAGGAGCTTTACTAGTTTTATTAGGAACTATTATATCTACTACCAAAATAATCAAAAGGACATAG